A stretch of the Deltaproteobacteria bacterium genome encodes the following:
- a CDS encoding response regulator transcription factor translates to MSEAKKRILLVEDEPNLAFNLQFNLQVEGYEVVPAVDGKIAIEKFRHDGPFDLVILDVMIPEFNGFEVAEIIRQTDDQTHILMLTALGKEEDRLRGFEAGADDYITKPFHLKEFLLRVKRMVKRSGYFQTSLASGDEDKILSCGPFRLDTELLRLQTPTGQHTLTALEADVLKEFMQNPRRVLSRQHLLDTVWGMKGDIETRTVDNFIVRLRRYLETEPSKPQFLVSVRGRGYRLVDEP, encoded by the coding sequence TAGCCTTTAACCTACAGTTTAATTTGCAGGTTGAAGGTTATGAGGTTGTGCCTGCTGTTGACGGCAAGATTGCCATTGAAAAGTTCCGCCACGACGGTCCCTTTGACTTAGTCATTCTTGATGTCATGATACCTGAGTTTAATGGTTTCGAAGTCGCTGAAATCATCCGTCAAACGGACGATCAGACGCACATCCTCATGCTGACTGCTCTGGGTAAAGAGGAAGATCGATTACGAGGATTTGAAGCGGGTGCCGATGACTATATCACCAAGCCGTTTCATCTGAAGGAGTTTCTCCTGAGGGTGAAGCGCATGGTTAAAAGATCAGGTTATTTTCAAACCTCTCTGGCGTCCGGCGATGAGGACAAGATTCTAAGTTGTGGACCTTTTCGCCTCGATACGGAACTGCTACGTCTGCAAACCCCAACAGGACAACATACGCTGACGGCACTAGAGGCCGACGTGCTTAAGGAGTTCATGCAAAATCCACGTCGGGTACTGTCGCGCCAGCACCTTTTGGATACAGTTTGGGGTATGAAGGGAGATATTGAAACACGCACTGTCGACAACTTCATCGTACGATTGAGGCGCTACCTAGAGACTGAGCCCAGCAAACCGCAATTTCTCGTCAGCGTCCGTGGACGTGGATACCGCCTGGTTGATGAACCTTAG